The genomic stretch ATGTCGTTGCAGTATATGGTGCTGACGCTGATCGCTCTTAACGGCTCCTGGCTGTGGATCAAAGGCGCCCGGGATAATCACTCCCGGCCGCTGGCGCGAGCGCTATAAGAACGTCGGTTCGCGTTGTCCTGACGAACGGGACGGCGCGAACCTGCGTGATTAATGCGAATGGCTGTGCGGCTGGCCGCCAGCCTGATACTGGATATCGCAGTGGTCGTCGTCGCACGGCTGATACTCAATCTGGATCGTGGTGTGGGCAACTTGATAATGATCCAGCAGATAGTGTTGGATTCGCTGTAACAACGCATCGTGGTCGTGTGGCGGAATAACCTGAACATGCAGCGTCATCAACGGCTTTTCGCCTACCTGCCATAAGTGGACATGGTGTACGTCGCGGATTTCCGGGATGTCCGCCGTCAGCTTGATTTTCAGTTGGTCGACATTGATGCGGGTCGGCGTGCCCTCCAGCAATTCATGCACGCTCTCTTTCATCAGCCGCCAGGCGCTGCGTAGCACCAGTACCGATACCAGTACCGACAGGATCGGGTCAATCGGGGTCCAGCCGGTAAACATGATGATCAGCGCGGCGCCGATAGCGCCTACAGAGCCCAGCAGGTCGCCCATGACATGCAACGCCGCCGCCCGCACGTTGATATTCTTTTCACCGCTGCCGCGATGTAACAGCCACAACGCCACCAGATTGGCAATCAGGCCGCCGACGGCAATCAACAACATCGGCGTGCTGGCGATCGGCTGTGGGGCATAGAACCGCTGGATGGCCTCCCAGACGATGAACCCGGTAATCGCCAGCAGAGCTATGGCGTTGACGAACGCGGCCAGGGTAGTCAGGCGCAAATAGCCGAATGTGTGCCGGACCGTCGGTTTGCGCTGGGCGAAACGGACGGCCAGCAACGCCACCAGTAAAGCGACTGCGTCGGTCAGCATGTGGCCGGCATCCGCCAGCAACGCCAGCGATCCGGACAGCAGTCCGCCGACCACTTCGGCGATCATAAAGGTGGCGGTAATGACGAAGGCCAGTTTCAGGCGTTTCATGCTGTCATGTTCGGCCTGGTTGGCCGGGTGTGAATGAGCCATGGCATATCCTATATCAGGTTGATTAATCCGGCATAACGCCGTCCTGTCCGGCCGAAGGACCACCAGTTGATGCCTGTGGTCAGCATGACCGAACCGCTCCCAGAGCCGATGACTGCAACAGTGAAAACATGTGGGTATTATTGCGCCATTTTTTAGCCGCTTGACTTATAATAGCCAGCCTGCAATATGAACGACGACGTTTTTATTTTTTCGTTTTTTACTCCGGGCAGACAGGGGATGAACGTCTGTTGCTGCGGAGACATGGACCCATTATGAATTACCAGAATGACGATTTGAGAATTAAAGAAATTAAAGAGTTGCTCCCCCCCGTTGCGCTGCTGGAAAAATTTCCGGCCACCGAACGCGCAGCACAGACAGTATTTAATGCCCGCAGCGCCATTCACAAGATCCTGAAAGGCAATGACGACCGCCTGCTGGTGGTGATTGGGCCGTGTTCCATCCATGACCCGAAAGCGGCCAAAGAGTACGCCGCGCGGTTGCTGAAACTGCGTGACGAACTGCGCGATGATCTGGAAGTGGTGATGCGCGTCTATTTTGAAAAACCGCGTACCACCGTGGGCTGGAAAGGGCTGATCAACGATCCGCACATGGATAACAGCTTCCAGATTAACGACGGTCTGCGCATTGCGCGTCAGCTGTTGCTGGAAATCAACGATACCGGTTTGCCGGCGGCAGGTGAGTTCCTGGATATGATCTCGCCGCAATACGTGGCGGATTTGATGAGCTGGGGCGCTATCGGCGCACGCACCACCGAATCTCAGGTGCATCGCGAACTGGCGTCCGGTCTGTCCTGTCCGGTCGGTTTCAAGAACGGCACCGACGGCACCATCAAGGTAGCGATTGACGCCATCAATGCCGCCCGCGCGCCGCACTGCTTCCTGTCGGTGACCAAGTGGGGCCATTCGGCGATCGTCAACACCAGCGGCAACCACGACTGCCATATCATTCTGCGCGGCGGCAAAGAGCCGAACTACAGCGCGGAACATGTGCAGGCGGTGAAAGCCGGTCTGGAAAAAGCCGGTCTGCCGACGCAGGTGATGATCGACTTCAGCCACGCCAA from Dickeya fangzhongdai encodes the following:
- the zitB gene encoding CDF family zinc transporter ZitB, producing the protein MAHSHPANQAEHDSMKRLKLAFVITATFMIAEVVGGLLSGSLALLADAGHMLTDAVALLVALLAVRFAQRKPTVRHTFGYLRLTTLAAFVNAIALLAITGFIVWEAIQRFYAPQPIASTPMLLIAVGGLIANLVALWLLHRGSGEKNINVRAAALHVMGDLLGSVGAIGAALIIMFTGWTPIDPILSVLVSVLVLRSAWRLMKESVHELLEGTPTRINVDQLKIKLTADIPEIRDVHHVHLWQVGEKPLMTLHVQVIPPHDHDALLQRIQHYLLDHYQVAHTTIQIEYQPCDDDHCDIQYQAGGQPHSHSH
- the aroG gene encoding 3-deoxy-7-phosphoheptulonate synthase AroG — its product is MNYQNDDLRIKEIKELLPPVALLEKFPATERAAQTVFNARSAIHKILKGNDDRLLVVIGPCSIHDPKAAKEYAARLLKLRDELRDDLEVVMRVYFEKPRTTVGWKGLINDPHMDNSFQINDGLRIARQLLLEINDTGLPAAGEFLDMISPQYVADLMSWGAIGARTTESQVHRELASGLSCPVGFKNGTDGTIKVAIDAINAARAPHCFLSVTKWGHSAIVNTSGNHDCHIILRGGKEPNYSAEHVQAVKAGLEKAGLPTQVMIDFSHANSCKQFKKQMDVCEDVCRQLSGGERAIMGVMVESHLVEGNQNLESGEPLVYGKSVTDACIGWDDTDSLLRQLAAAVRQRRG